From the genome of Solanum pennellii chromosome 6, SPENNV200:
AAAAGTACACATTTTTCAACTTAACATTTGGTTCTTCAAACAAACTATGCACAAGTCATTAATCTCTTTGTTGCAGtttcatatttcaaacttttttattttccccatcctttcaaaaatatattcaaaagttctttttattgttaaaaaatatatgcagaAGTTTTTGGTAGTTAGCTGAAGGGAATGTGATCAACTAGCATTACTCTAGATTTAAACCACCAATCGTCCTACTCTATGTGCACAAGAATTTAAGTGAATTCTAGGCTTGAGAGAAAAAAGCACGACTTAACATGCTTGTGCTTACCTCTCTAGACAAGCATCTATCTCTTCGTCATTCACAGAAGGAATTCTGAAGATAGAAGATAACTCTCCGTAGGTATGGTGTTCTGCATATGGAAACAACCATATAGTAAGAAAAAGATTGTTTTTATTTTCCTGACAGAATCTTGAAAGGTGAGTATGATAATGATTCCAAGAACATATCCACATCAAAACTTTTGCTAGATAAAGTTTTAGCAGATTGCATAGCAAACATACCAAACTCATCAACTTCACGGTTTAGATTAGCAATTTGGAGCCTCAGGTCTTGCAATCGTCTTCTGGTGGGAAATGATTCTAATGGAGGCACATCGTAATGAAGTTCATCAGAATCAATCAAGTGGTTAACCGGTGCAATCCTTTCTCTGTCTCTAGCTTGACGTATAGAACAAATTTCATATATCATTACAACTACTATCACCGGGACAACATGTATAGCAATGACACCCTGCACGTGAAAATTTGACACCATCATGTCAAAATATTATGCCACCAAATGAGTCAAGAAAAATGCTCACTAATATTCAGCTTAAGACTAGGACGGAAGTTACCACAAGAACCCATGAGTCATCAGGGGGGCTTATAGCGTAGATGACAACAGCTGCCAAACAGTTTAACAAATGGATAATTAATAGACAGGTTCCACATAAAGAATTTGCAAGAAAAGAATCATAAAAAATGAGGCAGAAACTTTACCTAGGATAGTCAGAATGACTGATGATAATACCGTTGCGCTTGAAAAAAATTTACGCTGGTAGTAAAGAAATTGCAGTGTCAAGACAAGACTAGACTAAATACTGGTAAATATTTCTTGACCTCTACACAAGTATATATAACAAAGACTCTGGTTTACAGGGAAAAAATCACCATTTCAGAAAACATGCAAGATAAAGAGTAATACAAGCAAGTAGCACAGCCATTAAGGACATAGGAATACATCTTATGCTCTTGGCTGCATCTTTCACAGCTTGATTCAAGGGAAAAAAAGGCAAATGCACGGAAATATGCAAGTGCTTAGGGGGCTTTTAAccatgattttttttactttttccagAGTCGAACTCTGGGAAACAATTTGGCCATAAAATTCTGGAATTTTGAAAAACATCAAAAAGTTGTTTTCACTTTTTTCACTCCAAATTAATCACAGAAAGTCAGAAAACCACTTCAAATTCTATTCATGGCCACACATAACTTGGccaattttcaaatatcatttttcactTCTAATACAAAAACTACTTTATTCAAATATCACAATTTTTATAGtcaaacttaatttaaaatCCAAAACTCCTGAGGAGCTAAAACGGAGCACTTGATAAGGACGACCACaagtcaaaacaaaaattactaaatattcACCATCATAACTTCTAGAAGAGATGAATGATTAGTGagtaattttactaatttttaaaactatGATTACCACGATCGACATAATGGCGAAGATCTGTTGAGGCTTCAGAAAGCTGTACTGTGAGACCCTCACGTTCACTTACAGTGAAAATATCTGCATAATTCAAATTGTCAGACTGTTAGCCCGTATAAAGTTCCTTACCCTTATACCCTTTTATCAAAAGCACGCATGATCAGTCCCGGACTTCGTTGGAATTTCACAAAGAAGTAGATAAGATCTTTAAA
Proteins encoded in this window:
- the LOC107021742 gene encoding E3 ubiquitin-protein ligase SDIR1-like → MSIVRKFFSSATVLSSVILTILAVVIYAISPPDDSWVLVGVIAIHVVPVIVVVMIYEICSIRQARDRERIAPVNHLIDSDELHYDVPPLESFPTRRRLQDLRLQIANLNREVDEFEHHTYGELSSIFRIPSVNDEEIDACLESEDAPPEQASSSSTSALASDQESMTIGVPDEDGSSDELICNICLEPVIEGDLVCCFPCIHQFHAVCLDKWLELSPTCPVCNLC